From Trichoderma atroviride chromosome 1, complete sequence, one genomic window encodes:
- a CDS encoding uncharacterized protein (EggNog:ENOG41): MANGSKAHGDSVRTPSRRRNRRDSGSSESSLSSAMSLSSPEASVHSLSPSLQHTAAKAAKSNKAAHDQSASGGRGSGGGATVADTVIAAASTTGDRSQSSHDAPKSRPITSARRKSLASDKQPVSNSSEPTSPTHPSRTHASATDASMPGRVSGSELLLSKSTGNNSKSACLKDGGLAAKAQMPADDDDLFWTRRRDAQRATNAYTARESSVRNGDDEEREVTPARKTRRSRQSLVAPVSTRATRSASKRPSSNNIGDDVDIAVSSPLAFSFNEGSSTVGSRAVTPTALRPTKKPRTGLRIKLSPMKKKGGTAAGVPRSTGETPSATTSNGAPRDQGSDNDEYCSACGNTGDVVCCDGCPRSFHFECVDMVQSDHLPDEWYCNECSFRRYPSRVPVYKGVFASALIALEKSIPRAFSLPKKTQTRFEGVKAGADGDYEEVTTNRTKKRAGYDELPDFFKQREDGEAVICHACQKPATEIRAIIPCNTCPFHWHIDCLDPPLAMPPVLKTWRCPAHVDDVLGDVPPLAPAHRFRKLKGGQAISPVFSRGNNNNGHIELDWGDEPEEPEKSGWRDPDSFGKTYRLQAKGGCP, encoded by the exons atggccaacGGGAGCAAGGCGCACGGCGACAGCGTGCGAACGCCGTCGCGCAGGCGTAATCGACGGGACTCGGGCTCTAGCGAGTCATCCCTGTCCTCAGCCATGAGCCTCTCGTCGCCAGAGGCAAGCGTCCACAGCCTCAGCCCCAGCCTCCAGCACACCGCTGCAAAAGCAGCCAAATCAAACAAAGCTGCGCACGACCAGTCTGCCAGTGGTGGCCGAGGcagcggtggtggtgccaCGGTCGCTGACACTGtgattgctgctgcgtcgACTACGGGGGACCGGTCCCAGTCGTCCCATGATGCGCCAAAATCTCGGCCAATCACCAGCGCCCGCCGCAAATCTCTCGCCTCCGACAAGCAGCCCGTGTCCAACTCTTCGGAGCCAACTTCTCCCACACATCCGAGCCGCACCCACGCATCCGCGACCGATGCCAGTATGCCTGGCAGGGTCTCCGGCTCCGAGTTGTTGCTCAGCAAATCCACAGGCAACAACAGCAAGTCGGCTTGTCTCAAGGACGGCGGCCTCGCTGCCAAGGCTCAAATGCCTGCggatgacgacgacttgTTTTGGACTCGGCGTCGCGATGCTCAAAGGGCCACCAACGCCTATACTGCACGGGAAAGTTCAGTACggaatggcgatgatgaggagcGCGAGGTGACTCCTgcgaggaagacgagaaggTCGCGGCAGTCTTTGGTGGCCCCCGTTAGCACGCGAGCCACGCGATCAGCCAGCAAgaggcccagcagcaacaatatCGGCGACGATGTCGATATCGCCGTTTCATCACCTTTGGCTTTTTCATTCAATGAAGGCAGTTCAACTGTTGGATCGCGTGCTGTTACGCCAACTGCGCTGCGGCCGACAAAGAAGCCGCGAACGGGTCTTCGCATCAAGTTATC gccaatgaagaagaagggcggtACTGCTGCCGGCGTTCCTCGCTCAACCGGCGAGACACCGTCAGCAACAACCAGCAATGGTGCGCCAAGAGATCAG GGCTCCGACAACGATGAATACTGCTCTGCATGTGGTAACACCGGCGATGTCGTCTGCTGTGATGGCTGCCCGCGCTCGTTCCACTTTGAGTGCGTGGACATGGTGCAGTCTGACCATCTACCAGACGAATGGTATTGCAATGAATGCAGCTTCCGGCGCTATCCCTCTCGCGTGCCCGTCTATAAAGGCGTCTTTGCGAGCGCTCTCATCGCTTTGGAGAAGAGCATTCCCCGGGCCTTTAGCCTCCCCAAAAAGACACAGACTCGTTTTGAGGGTGTCAAGGCTGGGGCTGATGGCGACTACGAAGAAGTGACGACTAACAGAACAAA GAAGCGTGCTGGCTACGATGAGCTGCCAGACTTCTTTAAACAAagggaagatggcgaggcgGTCATCTGCCACGCGTGCCAGAAGCCAGCCACTGAGATTCGAGCAATAATCCCTTGCAACACCTGTCCCTTTCATTGGCACATTGACTGTCTCGATCCACCATTGGCTATGCCACCTGTCCTGAAGACTTGGCGATGCCCAGCACATGTTGATGATGTGTTGGGAGACGTGCCTCCTCTGGCGCCAGCGCATCGCTTCCGTAAACTAAAAGGCGGTCAGGCCATTTCGCCTGTCTTCAGCCGCGGCAACAATAACAACGGCCACATCGAACTTGATTGGGGCGATGAGCCTGAGGAGCCTGAGAAATCAGGCTGGCGCGACCCCGACTCCTTTGGCAAGACGTACAGGCTACAGGCCAAGGGGGGTTGTCCTTGA
- a CDS encoding uncharacterized protein (EggNog:ENOG41): MPYAGLPTSDSGGVLAGSAYDRKVNEMQASLNLLGLKQSRSENIDQLTAALLLTADDNVLALMAKANADNIASGHLVQEDKMGLRAMLAQMNAMGDRIRHLLGDEAPPPTSVTHRTNDRGSPVTDTSDVDTFPEKTEPLAPVTEPTPPSTVDHGEVTMELD; the protein is encoded by the exons ATGCCGTATGCAGGCCTACCTACGAGCGACTCAGGCGGTGTGCTTGCTGGCTCTGCTTATGACCGCAAAGTAAACGAGATGCAAGCGTCTCTGAACCTCTTGGGTCTCAAGCAGAGTCGGTCTGAGAACATCGACCAGCTTACAGCTGCACTTTTA TTGACTGCCGATGACAATGTCCTGGCTCTTATGGCAAAGGCCAATGCGGACAACATAGCATCTGGTCATCTTGTTCAAGAAGATAAGATGGGTCTCCGTGCTATGCTGGCACAAATGAACGCTATGGGCGATAGGATTCGCCATCTACTAGGCGATGAAGCCCCGCCGCCCACCTCAGTCACCCACAGGACCAACGACAGAGGTTCACCTGTCACCGACACTTCCGACGTGGACACATTTCCAGAAAAGACGGAGCCATTGGCCCCCGTTACCGAACCCACCCCACCCTCCACCGTGGACCACGGAGAGGTTACCATGGAGCTCGATTGA
- a CDS encoding uncharacterized protein (BUSCO:EOG092D1DJJ), which produces MKPIRLPLSSPATLARLTFAPRVTRPAAISRRNLSVSRKLCAFQPLKPQNPPKTGAMSSSATTLKGQPLDKVVLDAMLRRRMFYTPSFEIYGGVGGLYDYGPPGCALQANIIDLWRKHFVLEEDMLEVDCTALTPHDVLKTSGHVDKFADWMCKDPKNGEILRADHFVEAILEARLKGDKEARGQKIEEKEVDPKKKKKAKTAAAVKLDDAVVQEYEEVLAKIDNYGGPELGELIKKYDLKNPETGVLPSDPVAFNLMFQTSIGPSSNLAGYLRPETAQGQFLNFAKLLEFNQSQMPFASASIGKSYRNEISPRAGLLRVREFLMAEIEHFVDPEGGKKHSRFHEVENVEMILLDRHVQLSGKTHTQKMAIGQAVKDGVVDNETLGYFLARIHLFMEKIGVDLSKMRFRQHMANEMAHYATDCWDAELLTSTGWVECVGCADRSAYDLSVHAKKTGAPLVVRERLDEPKVIEEWQVDIQKKKFGPLFKKDAKTVETALEATSQEQREKLAKELTETGKIVLDVEGIAGGKATIDKDSVAIEFRKRVENTREYTPNVIEPSFGIGRILYSLIEHNFWTRGSDGGDEARGVLSFPPTVAPTKVLLVPLSSNPQFKPTVKKLSQKLRSLGVSSRVDDSSASIGKRYSRNDELGTPLGITVDFQTLQDGTITLRDRDSTTQVRAEEDKILEAIQSLANGSKKWAQIESELPKFQGQEVDVPVR; this is translated from the exons ATGAAGCCAATTCGTCTGCcgctctcctctccagcaaCTCTTGCCCGCCTCACATTTGCCCCGCGTGTGACCCGGCCTGCTGCCATCAGTCGTCGCAACCTGTCTGTTTCGCGAAAGCTTTGCGCATTTCAGCCTCTCAAGCCGCAGAACCCTCCCAAGACCGGCGCCATGTCTTCATCCGCGACGACGCTCAAGGGCCAGCCCCTCGACAAGGTGGTGCTCGACGCCATGCTGCGACGGCGCATGTTCTACACCCCCTCCTTCGAGATCTACGGAGGTGTTGGTGGTCTCTACGACTACGGCCCGCCAGGCTGCGCTCTCCAGGCCAACATCATCGACCTGTGGCGGAAACACTTTGTCCTGGAGGAGGACATGCTGGAGGTTGACTGCACTGCGCTGACTCCTCACGACGTCCTCAAGACCAGTGGCCACGTCGACAAGTTTGCCGACTGGATGTGCAAGGACCCCAAGAACGGCGAGATTCTGCGAGCCGATCACTTTGTCGAGGCCATCCTCGAGGCTCGTCTCAAGGGCGACAAGGAGGCCCGCGGCCAAAAGattgaggagaaggaggtcgaccccaagaagaagaagaaggccaagaccgctgctgctgtcaagcTTGACGACGCCGTGGTCCAGGAGTACGAGGAGGTGCTTGCCAAGATCGACAACTACGGCGGCCCTGAACTCGGcgagctcatcaagaagtACGACCTCAAGAACCCCGAGACTGGCGTCCTTCCATCAGACCCCGTGGCCTTCAACCTGATGTTCCAGACATCCATTGGACCCAGCAGCAACCTTGCTGGCTACCTCCGTCCCGAGACCGCCCAGGGACAGTTCCtcaactttgccaagctcCTCGAATTCAACCAATCCCAAATGCCGTTTGCCTCGGCCTCTATCGGCAAGTCATACCGAAACGAGATTTCGCCCCGCGCCGGTCTCTTGCGTGTGCGAGAGTTCCTGATGGCTGAGATTGAGCACTTTGTCGACCCCGAGGGTGGCAAGAAGCACAGCCGCTTCCACGAGGTTGAAAACGTCGAGATGATTCTGCTGGATCGCCACGTTCAGCTCTCCGGAAAGACCCATACCCAGAAGATGGCCATTGGCCAGGCCGTCAAGGACGGTGTTGTCGACAACGAGACCCTTGGATACTTCCTTGCGCGTATCCATCTCTTCATGGAGAAGATTGGCGTTGATCTGTCCAAGATGCGTTTCCGACAGCACATGGCCAACGAAATGGCCCACTATGCCACTGACTGCTGGGACGCTGAGCTGTTGACCTCAACTGGCTGGGTGGAGTGCGTTGGCTGTGCGGATCGTAGCGCATACGATTTGTCGGTCCATGCCAAGAAGACTGGCGCTCCTCTGGTCGTCCGTGAGCGACTTGATGAGCCCAAGGTCATTGAGGAGTGGCAGGTCGAtatccagaagaagaagtttgGACCTCTGTTCAAGAAGGATGCCAAGACCGTGGAGACTGCCCTGGAGGCTACTTCACAAGAGCAGCgcgagaagctggccaaggagctgaCTGAGACTGGCAAGATTGTCCTGGACGTTGAGGGCATTGCCGGTGGCAAGGCCACCATCGACAAGGACTCTGTCGCCATCGAGTTCCGCAAGAGAGTGGAGAACACCCGTGAATACACTCCCAATGTCATCGAGCCATCTTTCGGTATCGGCCGTATTCTCTACTCTCTCATTGAGCACAACTTCTGGACCCGTGGCagcgatggtggtgatgaggcTCGCGGT GTCCTATCTTTCCCTCCCACTGTGGCCCCGACAAAGGTTCTCCTGGTCCCTCTGTCCTCCAACCCACAGTTCAAGCCTACCGTCAAGAAGCTGTCTCAGAAGCTGCGCAGCCTCGGCGTCTCCAGCCGCGTAGACGACTCATCTGCCAGTATCGGAAAGCGATACAGCCGAAACGACGAGCTCGGAACGCCGCTCGGCATCACCGTTGACTTCCAGACCCTTCAGGACGGCACCATTACGCTGAGAGATCGTGATTCGACCACGCAGGTCCGAGCTGAGGAGGACAAGATCCTGGAGGCCATCCAGTCgctggccaatggcagcaagaagTGGGCACAGATTGAGTCTGAGCTTCCCAAGTTCCAGGGACAGGAGGTTGATGTTCCCGTTCGATAG
- a CDS encoding uncharacterized protein (BUSCO:EOG092D42VQ~MEROPS:MER0127117) — MAPGAAPPSAPAAESATPNPPKEVVNDPARTGFDPQMKWWMNYFRILSGQMTPEGLFHYREWRYKVHEERDCKRCDEYRDWLFTYSPVVRFLSGKIKDLNGNLDASNVLCRRCPARLEEDGQVHRQSGGFSPNHGILICANEIRDRKHLEDTLAHEMVHAWDHLRWKVDWMGDKDLKHAACTEIRASMLSGECRWTREALTRGNWSLTQQFQNCVRARAIRSVMARPRCKDDVQATKVVNEVWDSCFSDTRPFDEVYR, encoded by the exons ATGGCTCCAGGCGCAGCGCCCCCATCAGCTCCGGCTGCCGAGTCCGCAACACCGAACCCCCCCAAAGAAGTCGTCAACGACCCAGCCCGAACCGGCTTCGACCCGCAGATGAAATGGTGGATGAACTACTTCCGAATTCTTTCCGGCCAAATGACCCCCGAGGGCCTGTTCCACTACCGCGAATGGCGATACAAGGTCCACGAGGAGCGAGACTGCAAGCGATGCGACGAGTATCGCGACTGGCTATTCACATACTCGCCCGTCGTCCGCTTCCTATCCGGCAAGATTAAAGATTTGAACGGCAATCTAGATGCCTCAAACGTGCTGTGCCGCCGGTGCCCTGCGCGGCTGGAGGAGGATGGACAGGTACATCGACAGTCTGGAGGTTTCAGCCCGAATCACGGCATCCTGATCTGCGCAAATGAGATTCGCGATCGCAAACATCTGGAAGATACGCTGGCGCACGAAATGGTGCATGCGTGGGACCATTTGCGGTGGAAAGTAGACTGGATGGGAGACAAAGATTTGAAGCATGCTGCGTGCACAGAG ATTCGTGCATCAATGCTCAGCGGAGAATGTCGTTGGACAAGAGAAGCCTTAACCCGAGGCAATTGGTCTTTGACCCAACAGTTTCAGAACTGCGTTCGCGCAAGAGCCATCAGATCCGTCATGGCTCGGCCGAGGTGTAAAGACGACGTGCAAGCGACCAAAGTGGTCAATGAAGTCTGGGACTCATGTTTCTCAGACACCAGGCCTTTTGACGAGGTATATAGGTAA
- a CDS encoding uncharacterized protein (EggNog:ENOG41) gives MSIPPQLIRVKRKRDDDAPVTFLQLDEGAKRHRSEANWVYQRRESKATATGPAVSRSDGEPVIHVSRPEDGNSLARTRSDEQRAAKRHADGQPTEQRKFHVSRAMLAQASATPGKTSPGYSKQVRFGPTIFVERTGRKKIMPKSSRQSLVIKDAQSIITQDLEQDTLMSHDQPVEQRHLKKPGVAKRRDPSQEPPARAPLPQSITHRHTEDMDKITADMNQWVLNEIGANLHAMEVEKKQAEKPKFRPKAPEKRYQERHPEIAVPRSAPTEDTVDTPMADASEEEGDDEEWVIEEYVRVPAHSMGLDVLPSDVGILVLNGEQESMLFYGSLEDEDEDNDEDDEDENAENYYTADYPEDEVDTEDEYDRHAYMYRNANASDEEEFDDNEYDSDELVMEGQDNDDDDARMDRIREFMKRNAGFR, from the exons ATGTCGATCCCGCCGCAGCTTATCCGCGTCAAGCGCAAACGGGACGATGATGCCCCCGTCACCTTTCTTC AGCTCGATGAAGGGGCCAAGCGGCACCGCAGCGAGGCAAATTGGGTGTATCAGCGCCGAGAATCAAAGGCCACTGCAACAGGCCCTGCTGTGAGCCGCAGTGATGGCGAGCCGGTGATTCACGTCTCGCGGCCAGAGGACGGCAACTCTCTGGCCAGGACACGCAGCGATGAGCAAAGGGCAGCGAAGCGGCATGCCGACGGGCAGCCCACAGAGCAGCGCAAATTCCATGTATCGCGAGCGATGCTGGCGCAAGCATCTGCCACTCCTGGCAAGACCAGCCCTGGATACTCGAAGCAAGTGCGGTTCGGGCCAACCATCTTTGTCGAGCGTACTGGGCGCAAGAAAATCATGCCAAAGTCTTCGCGCCAGAGCCTAGTCATAAAAGACGCTCAATCCATCATCACGCAGGACCTCGAACAAGATACTCTGATGAGCCACGACCAGCCCGTTGAACAGAGACATCTGAAGAAGCCTGGTGTTGCGAAGCGGCGTGACCCTTCCCAAGAGCCCCCGGCTCGTGCTCCTCTTCCGCAGTCCATAACTCATCGTCATACCGAAGATATGGATAAGATAACAGCCGATATGAATCAATGGGTGCTCAACGAGATTGGCGCAAACTTGCATGCCATGGAggtggaaaagaagcaagctgAGAAGCCAAAATTCAGGCCCAAAGCCCCTGAAAAGAGATATCAAGAGCGCCACCCTGAAATTGCGGTGCCGCGGTCAGCCCCTACCGAAGATACAGTAGATACTCCCATGGCAGATGCAagcgaggaagaaggagacgatgaagaatgGGTCATCGAAGAGTATGTTCGCGTCCCAGCTCATTCTATGGGCCTTGACGTGCTTCCGTCCGATGTCGGCATCCTGGTCTTGAACGGAGAACAAGAGAGCATGCTATTCTATGGATCCctggaggatgaagacgaggacaatgacgaggacgatgaagatgaaaatg CGGAAAACTACTACACGGCAGATTATCCAGAGGACGAGGTCGATACCGAGGACGAATACGATCGTCACGCTTACATGTACCGCAATGCCAATGCCTCGGACGAGGAGGAGTTTGATGACAACGAATATGACAGCGACGAGCTTGTCATGGAAGGCCAAGacaacgatgacgatgacgcaAGAATGGACCGCATCCGAGAATTCATGAAACGCAACGCCGGCTTTCGATAG
- a CDS encoding uncharacterized protein (EggNog:ENOG41) encodes MLAQASATPGKTSPGYSKQVRFGPTIFVERTGRKKIMPKSSRQSLVIKDAQSIITQDLEQDTLMSHDQPVEQRHLKKPGVAKRRDPSQEPPARAPLPQSITHRHTEDMDKITADMNQWVLNEIGANLHAMEVEKKQAEKPKFRPKAPEKRYQERHPEIAVPRSAPTEDTVDTPMADASEEEGDDEEWVIEEYVRVPAHSMGLDVLPSDVGILVLNGEQESMLFYGSLEDEDEDNDEDDEDENAENYYTADYPEDEVDTEDEYDRHAYMYRNANASDEEEFDDNEYDSDELVMEGQDNDDDDARMDRIREFMKRNAGFR; translated from the exons ATGCTGGCGCAAGCATCTGCCACTCCTGGCAAGACCAGCCCTGGATACTCGAAGCAAGTGCGGTTCGGGCCAACCATCTTTGTCGAGCGTACTGGGCGCAAGAAAATCATGCCAAAGTCTTCGCGCCAGAGCCTAGTCATAAAAGACGCTCAATCCATCATCACGCAGGACCTCGAACAAGATACTCTGATGAGCCACGACCAGCCCGTTGAACAGAGACATCTGAAGAAGCCTGGTGTTGCGAAGCGGCGTGACCCTTCCCAAGAGCCCCCGGCTCGTGCTCCTCTTCCGCAGTCCATAACTCATCGTCATACCGAAGATATGGATAAGATAACAGCCGATATGAATCAATGGGTGCTCAACGAGATTGGCGCAAACTTGCATGCCATGGAggtggaaaagaagcaagctgAGAAGCCAAAATTCAGGCCCAAAGCCCCTGAAAAGAGATATCAAGAGCGCCACCCTGAAATTGCGGTGCCGCGGTCAGCCCCTACCGAAGATACAGTAGATACTCCCATGGCAGATGCAagcgaggaagaaggagacgatgaagaatgGGTCATCGAAGAGTATGTTCGCGTCCCAGCTCATTCTATGGGCCTTGACGTGCTTCCGTCCGATGTCGGCATCCTGGTCTTGAACGGAGAACAAGAGAGCATGCTATTCTATGGATCCctggaggatgaagacgaggacaatgacgaggacgatgaagatgaaaatg CGGAAAACTACTACACGGCAGATTATCCAGAGGACGAGGTCGATACCGAGGACGAATACGATCGTCACGCTTACATGTACCGCAATGCCAATGCCTCGGACGAGGAGGAGTTTGATGACAACGAATATGACAGCGACGAGCTTGTCATGGAAGGCCAAGacaacgatgacgatgacgcaAGAATGGACCGCATCCGAGAATTCATGAAACGCAACGCCGGCTTTCGATAG
- a CDS encoding uncharacterized protein (EggNog:ENOG41) codes for MFSAQEAHEFRGSPRSKPNMLGVGAVMSRETFLPRKASAEFLSSVPRSLLHPQTPPDSTSGSPVVKHEGSFSSASSTVSRECSPIPRLTRLNSYTNPSVKLPSLEEFDQGVEAIARSYGSTRSWTPPSPLPTLRRGSILPQPLPSMLAFSIHEPAYPNYAISSEFCPSRMDGYPSPPPDNEGRHINQKYTTEEGDFIIYAWHDRKLKWQRIKQDFASMFGRTPERTVQGLQAWYYRMNQRIPLWDEDGWLIFDNDEDMEPKHISIKCRERDTQDRPMEPLGLAQRYPERAMHYSWVDPETKRKCRDWAAKRALQFRERRERRKRKEQRRLKM; via the exons ATGTTCTCCGCACAAGAGGCTCACGAATTCCGTGGCTCTCCTCGGTCCAAGCCCAACATGCTGGGCGTCGGCGCCGTCATGAGCAGAGAAACCTTCCTCCCTAGGAAGGCGTCTGCTGAATTCCTTTCTTCGGTCCCAAGATCTCTACTCCACCCACAAACCCCTCCTGACTCAACCTCAGGCAGTCCGGTTGTCAAACATGAGG GATCCTTCTCATCTGCTTCAAGTACTGTCTCTCGAGAGTGCTCTCCGATCCCTCGTTTGACTCGCCTCAACTCATACACCAATCCCTCCGTCAAACTGCCTAGCCTCGAGGAATTCGATCAAGGTGTAGAAGCCATCGCAAGATCGTATGGATCAACGCGATCTTGGAcccctccttctcctctccccaCACTCCGACGTGGCTCTATTCTGCCTCAACCTCTGCCTTCAATgctggccttttccatccaCGAGCCCGCTTATCCAAACTATGCCATCAGCAGCGAGTTCTGCCCTTCAAGAATGGATGGTTACCCCAGCCCGCCCCCCGACAATGAAGGGAGGCACATTAATCAAAAATACACCACAGAAGAGGGAGACTTCATCATATACGCTTGGCACGACAGGAAACTCAAGTGGCAGCGTATCAAGCAAGACTTTGCGAGCATGTTTGGCCGCACACCTGAAAGGACTGTCCAAGGCCTTCAGGCGTGGTACTACCGCATGAACCAGCGTATCCCCCTTTGGGACGAGGATGGTTGGCTGATCTTTGACAACGACGAAGACATGGAGCCGAAACACATTAGCATCAAGTGTCGGGAGAGAGACACGCAGGATCGACCAATGGAGCCCTTGGGCCTTGCCCAGCGCTACCCTGAGCGAGCTATGCATTATTCTTGGGTTGATCCCGAAACAAAACGCAAGTGTCGAGACTGGG CTGCCAAACGCGCTCTGCAATTCCGTGAACGCAGAGAGCGacggaagagaaaggagcaGAGGCGCCTGAAGATGTAA